A DNA window from Macrobrachium rosenbergii isolate ZJJX-2024 chromosome 41, ASM4041242v1, whole genome shotgun sequence contains the following coding sequences:
- the LOC136826526 gene encoding pro-resilin-like, whose product MSSRLLISLCLLAATTVLAYPQNGWQNGQQQGKGYGNGANGGNGGNGGYGTNGGNGNGNGNGNGNGGNGNGNGGKQLQAAQPTMMPMNYNFQWEVNDEESSNFYGHKEAADNGRVDGSYHVWLPNGRLMKVEYYVEGDSGFVPKITFEDAYTPTWGTSYFQRRRR is encoded by the exons ATGTCTAGCCGCCTGTTGATCTCCCTCTGCCTTCTGGCTGCCACCACTGTTCTGGCCTACCCACAGAACGGTTGGCAGAATGGACAGCAACAGGGCAAAGGATATGGAAACGGTGCCAATGGCGGGAACGGTGGCAATGGAGGTTATGGCACCAATGGTggtaatggtaatggtaatggaaatggcaatggcaATGGTGgtaatggaaatggtaatggtgGAAAGCAACTTCAAGCAGCACAACCAACGATGATGCCCATGAAT TACAACTTCCAGTGGGAGGTGAATGACGAGGAATCCAGCAACTTCTACGGACACAAGGAAGCAGCCGACAACGGTCGCGTCGACGGCTCTTACCACGTCTGGCTCCCCAACGGACGCCTCATGAAGGTCGAATACTACGTCGAGGGAGACTCAGGTTTCGTCCCCAAAATCACGTTCGAAGATGCTTACACACCCACCTGGGGAACATCCTATttccagaggaggaggaggtaa